One stretch of Spirochaetota bacterium DNA includes these proteins:
- a CDS encoding uroporphyrinogen decarboxylase family protein, with product MTSRELVYASLEFDSPDRTPRHLWISPWAKIHHNDAVDALVRDFPSDIGGPGVRYARQPSREGDMYRIGTYRDEWGCVFENVQNGVHGEVKMPLLRTWDDLEKVRAPEEMLSFDKDLADSSCRASDKFINAACCPRPFERIQFLRGSENLYIDLYESPEQVRSLIDIVHSFYMKELDLWTDTAVDGITFMDDWGAQNSLLIAPAMWRELFLPLYKDYIDLAHSKGKKAFMHSDGFILDIYPDLIDAGLDAINSQIFCMGVDRLAAYKGKITFWGEIDRQHILPSPDVNAVRDAVRSVRNDLSSNGGVIAQCEFGPGARPENVRAVFETWDTQGVAAHACAEG from the coding sequence ATGACATCACGAGAACTGGTCTATGCCTCGCTGGAATTCGACAGCCCCGATCGGACACCTCGTCACCTGTGGATATCGCCCTGGGCGAAGATACATCATAATGACGCAGTGGATGCGCTCGTCCGCGACTTCCCGTCCGATATCGGCGGGCCGGGTGTACGCTACGCACGGCAGCCGTCACGCGAGGGGGATATGTACCGCATCGGCACCTATCGCGACGAGTGGGGATGCGTCTTCGAGAACGTGCAGAACGGCGTGCACGGGGAAGTGAAAATGCCGCTGCTGCGGACATGGGACGATCTTGAAAAAGTACGCGCGCCGGAAGAGATGCTCTCATTCGATAAAGATCTTGCCGACAGCTCATGCAGGGCTTCGGACAAATTCATCAATGCCGCCTGCTGCCCGCGGCCATTCGAGCGCATACAGTTCCTCCGCGGGAGCGAGAACCTGTACATCGATCTCTATGAATCGCCGGAGCAGGTGCGGTCGCTCATCGACATCGTCCATTCGTTCTACATGAAAGAGCTCGATCTGTGGACGGACACCGCCGTGGACGGCATCACGTTCATGGATGACTGGGGCGCACAGAACTCGCTTCTCATCGCGCCTGCGATGTGGCGGGAACTGTTCCTGCCGCTGTATAAGGACTACATCGATCTCGCACACAGCAAAGGGAAGAAAGCGTTCATGCATTCCGACGGTTTTATACTCGACATCTATCCCGATCTCATCGATGCGGGCCTTGACGCGATCAATTCCCAGATCTTCTGCATGGGCGTGGACAGACTCGCCGCGTACAAAGGGAAGATAACGTTCTGGGGCGAGATTGACCGCCAGCATATACTCCCCTCGCCCGATGTGAACGCCGTGCGTGATGCGGTACGGAGCGTGCGCAACGATCTCTCATCGAACGGCGGCGTCATCGCGCAATGCGAATTCGGCCCCGGCGCGCGGCCTGAGAACGTTCGCGCGGTGTTCGAAACATGGGATACACAGGGCGTCGCCGCGCATGCCTGTGCAGAGGGGTAA
- a CDS encoding AraC family transcriptional regulator produces the protein MEFPRVDFPRLTHFGYIETPGEMHAQPHYHYGYEVVCFSQGGGTVSIADDIRPFTVNEDDVLVTTPEFLHRFDYTPVKGRASYYWLGFQTGTSVARAISSSISPPSVYTSKPSDASYIEETAVGIDGIADGVRINRYALIDRMPEAAVVFDSIRDELVHTRTYAREMIHLKAVELFTLIYRRLAGEQPARDDAMSLLAAYMKKNYARAITLAELGEVSALNASYVSRRFKEVFGVSPIAYLTERRIAAAKRMLVLGKTAAETARLSGFTDVHYFRAVFKSVVGMTPIEYARSKSTFPVKTHSSGRK, from the coding sequence GTGGAATTCCCGCGAGTCGACTTTCCCCGACTCACCCATTTCGGATATATTGAAACGCCCGGGGAAATGCATGCACAGCCGCATTACCATTATGGGTACGAAGTGGTATGTTTCTCTCAAGGCGGCGGAACAGTATCCATTGCCGACGATATTCGCCCGTTCACGGTGAACGAAGACGATGTGCTTGTAACGACGCCGGAATTCCTCCACCGATTCGATTACACGCCGGTAAAAGGGCGTGCCTCCTACTATTGGCTCGGTTTTCAGACCGGAACTTCGGTAGCCCGGGCGATCAGTTCGAGCATTTCGCCGCCGTCCGTATATACATCGAAACCATCCGATGCCTCTTATATAGAAGAAACGGCTGTCGGCATTGACGGTATCGCGGACGGGGTGCGTATCAATCGTTATGCATTGATAGACCGCATGCCGGAAGCGGCCGTCGTGTTCGATAGCATACGCGATGAACTTGTCCATACGCGTACGTATGCGCGTGAGATGATACATCTGAAAGCGGTCGAGCTTTTCACGCTGATATACCGCCGCCTTGCGGGTGAACAGCCCGCGCGCGATGATGCCATGTCGCTCCTTGCCGCGTACATGAAAAAGAATTATGCACGCGCGATAACACTTGCCGAGCTTGGCGAGGTGTCTGCGCTCAATGCGTCGTATGTGAGCCGGCGCTTTAAGGAAGTGTTCGGCGTTTCGCCGATAGCGTATCTCACCGAAAGACGGATAGCCGCCGCAAAGCGCATGCTCGTTCTCGGGAAGACCGCCGCAGAAACAGCACGGCTTTCGGGTTTCACAGATGTTCATTATTTTCGAGCGGTGTTCAAGTCCGTTGTCGGCATGACGCCGATCGAGTATGCGCGGTCGAAGAGCACATTCCCCGTCAAAACGCATTCTTCCGGCCGAAAATAG
- a CDS encoding PTS sugar transporter subunit IIA, with the protein MEQALKSLVASIKNSYVFLDIASTDKRATIHELISKAASQGLAVDPTATADEVFSNERSISSGLGYGVAFPHTDLENLKKEVLIFGTSKNGVAFDSVDKKPAHLIILFLTPRGADSRYVEHLSLFADLSHLTMYVVMILESRTEKEFKKRAIELLKKGGMRL; encoded by the coding sequence ATGGAACAAGCCCTTAAAAGTCTTGTAGCATCCATCAAGAACAGCTACGTCTTCCTCGATATCGCGTCGACGGATAAGCGCGCAACGATACATGAACTCATCTCAAAAGCTGCCTCGCAGGGGCTCGCCGTCGATCCGACCGCTACGGCGGATGAGGTATTCTCGAACGAGCGCTCCATTTCAAGCGGCCTAGGCTACGGCGTCGCGTTCCCGCATACCGATCTTGAAAACCTTAAAAAAGAAGTGCTCATTTTCGGCACATCGAAGAACGGCGTCGCGTTCGATTCCGTCGATAAAAAACCGGCGCATCTCATCATACTCTTTCTTACGCCGCGCGGTGCGGATTCGCGCTATGTGGAGCATCTGTCGCTCTTCGCCGATCTGTCGCATCTTACCATGTATGTCGTCATGATACTCGAATCGCGCACGGAAAAGGAATTCAAAAAACGTGCGATAGAGCTCCTCAAGAAGGGCGGGATGCGCCTCTAG